In one Melopsittacus undulatus isolate bMelUnd1 chromosome 4, bMelUnd1.mat.Z, whole genome shotgun sequence genomic region, the following are encoded:
- the WDR89 gene encoding WD repeat-containing protein 89 produces MTAVEKIEEQLASLSIAKRSTLLEEPAYLLDIDVSQPAQPESSRFVAVSCSNKSIRVYNRETLSFLREYSNHPGILNGVRFAHTCDSTVFSACSDGTVKCWDIRLSTQKAVQVFHGYPSNVLISFDINCSDTILCAGTEKVEKDTFLVFWDARGVANCASTSKEPLGVYSESHNDDITKICFHPVKPNLVVSGSTDGLVNVFDINKDNEDDALISTCNSDSSVSFIGWSGKDYKQVYCVTHDEGFCWWDIAQLDTEDPITLLHVVDVREAVRPENDSLHYLVGGLYHEKADKLFLIGGTSRGNIHLMSCSTNGLSLVGTLCRGHSAPVRSFYWNLTDESLLTGGEDAQLLLWKPGAAERALAKKASMKIASSVQKRVRVHKSCLKSRKR; encoded by the coding sequence ATGACAGCAGTAGAGAAGATTGAGGAGCAGCTTGCGAGTCTAAGCATAGCAAAACGTTCTACACTACTTGAGGAGCCTGCTTACTTGCTGGATATAGATGTTTCCCAACCAGCTCAACCTGAAAGCAGTCGCTTTGTGGCAGTTTCATGTTCCAATAAGTCAATTAGGGTCTATAACAGGGAAACATTAAGCTTCCTGCGGGAGTACAGTAACCATCCTGGGATACTTAATGGAGTCCGATTTGCACACACATGTGACAGCACAGTGTTTTCAGCATGCAGTGATGGTACAGTGAAGTGCTGGGATATTCGTTTATCAACTCAGAAAGCTGTGCAGGTATTTCATGGCTATCCTTCTAACGTTCTCATCAGTTTTGATATCAACTGCAGTGATACCATACTTTGTGCTGGAACAGAAAAAGTTGAAAAGGACACATTTCTGGTATTTTGGGATGCGAGAGGTGTTGCTAACTGCGCCAGCACAAGTAAAGAACCCTTGGGAGTCTACTCTGAAAGTCACAATGATGATATCACTAAAATTTGCTTTCATCCTGTCAAACCCAATTTGGTAGTTTCTGGGTCAACTGATGGGTTGGTTAATGTGTTTGACATTAACAAGGATAATGAAGATGATGCTTTGATATCAACTTGCAATTCAGATTCATCAGTAAGTTTTATTGGCTGGTCTGGGAAAGATTATAAACAGGTCTACTGCGTGACACATGATGAGGGATTTTGCTGGTGGGACATAGCTCAGCTAGATACTGAAGACCCAATAACACTATTGCATGTTGTGGATGTCAGAGAGGCAGTCCGTCCTGAAAATGACAGCTTACATTACCTGGTAGGTGGCTTGTACCACGAAAAGGCAGACAAACTCTTCCTTATTGGGGGAACGTCCAGAGGAAACATTCACCTCATGAGCTGCAGCACCAATGGCCTGAGCCTGGTGGGTACCCTTTGCAGAGGACACTCTGCTCCTGTTCGCTCTTTCTACTGGAACCTGACAGATGAGTCTCTGCTGACAGGCGGAGAGGATGCGCAGCTGCTGCTATGGAAACCCGGCGCTGCTGAAAGGGCCCTCGCAAAGAAGGCATCTATGAAGATTGCGTCTTCTGTGCAGAAGAGAGTGAGAGTTCACAAGAGCTGcctcaaaagcaggaaaaggtaA